The proteins below are encoded in one region of Phyllopteryx taeniolatus isolate TA_2022b chromosome 11, UOR_Ptae_1.2, whole genome shotgun sequence:
- the LOC133485696 gene encoding fibulin-7 isoform X1, with protein MGLSFWCRCLLLLCLTAVHGRAAVQTCLDKHQVVGVLRQMEKFLKGQELRFTEGFRIMKSKLATLQNSVSKLPQADQSAASATCRPLEEPDHGTKFGSKHLAGHEVHFSCSQGYHLVGSATRVCQDNGTWSGVDAVCKDISECASNPCQNGGTCVEGINQYKCTCSQSWSGSRCQHHTQTAPPEWSVMNDPAFSRKPRCAQVNRAQHCSCDAGFHMSGTSDNSICQDVNECEVYRLDQGGTLCIHECVNVPGSYHCSCPSGYKLLPDGRSCEDVDECLNQQHNCSRGTTCINTGGGFQCVNPDCPRSHGNITYVKTSPLQCERNPCPMESRSCHFAPKTVSFHYLSLPSNIQTPATLFRMATAGAPGRSGPDSLRFGIVGGNSRGIFVMQRSDRQTGELILVQQLRGPQEINVEVDMSEYADRTFQAKHVARVHVLVSPYNF; from the exons ATGGGGCTGTCTTTTTGGTGCAGGTGTTTGCTTTTACTGTGTTTGACAGCTGTTCATGGCCGCGCCGCAGTTCAG ACCTGCTTGGATAAACATCAAGTGGTTGGGGTGCTGCGACAGATGGAGAAGTTTCTAAAAGGCCAGGAGCTTCGATTCACCGAGGGCTTCCGGATCATGAAGTCAAAACTAGCAACGCTTCAGAATTCGGTCTCCAAGTTGCCTCAAGCGGACCAGTCAGCTG CCTCCGCTACTTGCCGGCCCCTGGAAGAACCAGATCACGGGACCAAGTTTGGATCTAAACACCTGGCCGGACATGAGGTGCATTTCTCTTGCTCGCAGGGCTACCACCTTGTGGGATCGGCCACACGTGTGTGCCAGGACAATGGCACCTGGAGCGGAGTGGACGCCGTCTGTAAAG ACATCAGTGAATGTGCAAGTAACCCCTGTCAAAATGGAGGTACCTGTGTGGAAGGTATTAATCAGTACAAATGCACCTGCTCACAGAGCTGGAGTGGCTCCCGCTGCCAGCACCACACTCAGACCG CTCCTCCTGAGTGGAGCGTAATGAATGACCCAGCATTCAGCCGAAAACCTCGCTGTGCCCAAGTGAACCGGGCCCAACACTGCAGCTGTGATGCGGGCTTTCACATGAGTGGCACTTCTGACAACAGCATCTGCCAGG ATGTCAACGAGTGTGAAGTCTACCGTCTGGACCAGGGAGGGACGTTATGCATCCATGAATGTGTCAACGTCCCAGGCTCATACCACTGCTCCTGCCCCAGTGGCTACAAGTTGCTCCCAGATGGGCGGAGCTGCGAGG ATGTGGACGAATGTTTAAACCAGCAGCACAACTGTAGCCGAGGAACAACATGTATCAACACCGGGGGAGGCTTTCAGTGCGTCAACCCAGACTGTCCCCGTTCCCATGGCAATATCACCTACGTCAAAACATCTCCCCT TCAGTGTGAGAGGAATCCCTGCCCCATGGAAAGCCGCTCCTGCCACTTTGCGCCAAAGACCGTCTCTTTCCACTACCTCTCCCTCCCCTCCAACATTCAGACGCCTGCCACTCTTTTCCGTATGGCCACCGCGGGGGCCCCTGGGCGCTCAGGGCCCGACAGCCTGCGCTTTGGCATCGTGGGAGGAAACTCACGGGGTATTTTTGTCATGCAGCGCTCAGACAGACAAACCGGCGAGCTGATACTGGTCCAGCAGCTGCGCGGGCCACAGGAGATCAACGTGGAAGTGGACATGTCGGAATACGCCGACCGCACCTTTCAAGCAAAGCATGTGGCCAGAGTCCACGTTCTGGTGTCACCTTATAACTTCTGA
- the LOC133485696 gene encoding fibulin-7 isoform X2: MEKFLKGQELRFTEGFRIMKSKLATLQNSVSKLPQADQSAASATCRPLEEPDHGTKFGSKHLAGHEVHFSCSQGYHLVGSATRVCQDNGTWSGVDAVCKDISECASNPCQNGGTCVEGINQYKCTCSQSWSGSRCQHHTQTAPPEWSVMNDPAFSRKPRCAQVNRAQHCSCDAGFHMSGTSDNSICQDVNECEVYRLDQGGTLCIHECVNVPGSYHCSCPSGYKLLPDGRSCEDVDECLNQQHNCSRGTTCINTGGGFQCVNPDCPRSHGNITYVKTSPLQCERNPCPMESRSCHFAPKTVSFHYLSLPSNIQTPATLFRMATAGAPGRSGPDSLRFGIVGGNSRGIFVMQRSDRQTGELILVQQLRGPQEINVEVDMSEYADRTFQAKHVARVHVLVSPYNF, from the exons ATGGAGAAGTTTCTAAAAGGCCAGGAGCTTCGATTCACCGAGGGCTTCCGGATCATGAAGTCAAAACTAGCAACGCTTCAGAATTCGGTCTCCAAGTTGCCTCAAGCGGACCAGTCAGCTG CCTCCGCTACTTGCCGGCCCCTGGAAGAACCAGATCACGGGACCAAGTTTGGATCTAAACACCTGGCCGGACATGAGGTGCATTTCTCTTGCTCGCAGGGCTACCACCTTGTGGGATCGGCCACACGTGTGTGCCAGGACAATGGCACCTGGAGCGGAGTGGACGCCGTCTGTAAAG ACATCAGTGAATGTGCAAGTAACCCCTGTCAAAATGGAGGTACCTGTGTGGAAGGTATTAATCAGTACAAATGCACCTGCTCACAGAGCTGGAGTGGCTCCCGCTGCCAGCACCACACTCAGACCG CTCCTCCTGAGTGGAGCGTAATGAATGACCCAGCATTCAGCCGAAAACCTCGCTGTGCCCAAGTGAACCGGGCCCAACACTGCAGCTGTGATGCGGGCTTTCACATGAGTGGCACTTCTGACAACAGCATCTGCCAGG ATGTCAACGAGTGTGAAGTCTACCGTCTGGACCAGGGAGGGACGTTATGCATCCATGAATGTGTCAACGTCCCAGGCTCATACCACTGCTCCTGCCCCAGTGGCTACAAGTTGCTCCCAGATGGGCGGAGCTGCGAGG ATGTGGACGAATGTTTAAACCAGCAGCACAACTGTAGCCGAGGAACAACATGTATCAACACCGGGGGAGGCTTTCAGTGCGTCAACCCAGACTGTCCCCGTTCCCATGGCAATATCACCTACGTCAAAACATCTCCCCT TCAGTGTGAGAGGAATCCCTGCCCCATGGAAAGCCGCTCCTGCCACTTTGCGCCAAAGACCGTCTCTTTCCACTACCTCTCCCTCCCCTCCAACATTCAGACGCCTGCCACTCTTTTCCGTATGGCCACCGCGGGGGCCCCTGGGCGCTCAGGGCCCGACAGCCTGCGCTTTGGCATCGTGGGAGGAAACTCACGGGGTATTTTTGTCATGCAGCGCTCAGACAGACAAACCGGCGAGCTGATACTGGTCCAGCAGCTGCGCGGGCCACAGGAGATCAACGTGGAAGTGGACATGTCGGAATACGCCGACCGCACCTTTCAAGCAAAGCATGTGGCCAGAGTCCACGTTCTGGTGTCACCTTATAACTTCTGA
- the LOC133485694 gene encoding zinc finger CCCH domain-containing protein 6 isoform X2, producing the protein MKEESVCTLSLSRHETPEDGELEDGEIDDEGIGIEEENKEASEVTDDKEKQKEKERDKTKEKEEKSHRYSRKRYKKTREKRRSKRRRRERQKHHSSSSSSTSDSYGSDYDRPEKPKNRQSHGSGRDCDLQNPQHGRDQKGSRGNLHKSPPRKSINFEKYSDDNYDYEDEEDHYEDESQYLQSKDTTSGMGKGRYAKEHMGKRGNTRGMKQQFGQRGRGRGSGPGRGRVMLKNKKMKGGKPWMGRGGRGRGGDQDMEDIAPEVKNSGFQKKRLIMSKEFISQHTVEHNGKYICKYFLEGRCIKGEQCKFEHELVIPDKKKELCKFYLQGYCSKGDHCIYMHREYPCKFFHTGAKCYQGDNCKFSHDALTDVTKELLDKIINTEEEIAREDELELEDLRKQGIAPLPKPPPGVGLLPTPGQSSPTDESSQAGKIPSLFEIKVQPTVNLAQKIGLNESNYQDPNEGTDQFSGRPEETQSGALVSSGSDATTVPSLGSPGTVGYPTGPPTSDQSPPGQQLPHGYPMQQPIPPGQPPVFHGNINRQMNMQRPPFPAVPELQMLQSLFPFPSLGQNPLELLSNLLQNQPVGHQVEPGMNQVQNLQQQIGPDVQLQSLPSAVQKAIILHLTQHQPESKPHESNPQRADSQSDKNTNRDETTNWYSSDEDGGSSVASILKSLKRHNEMQQSKTPTLAPAAPLGDPRLVKDRTHPSDPRVKADPRQRPPDMNKVSDAGLDPRLSRDPRKPRPMESSLDRQQNQSTGLKKPTGDEDDERERELRERAALIPLEASPGVVLQDPRCQLKQFSHIRVDILLQRPAFAQTVVWAPEDLIPSLIPKQEHSINLPLPPLIADAQMNRTSVPEHPPTSSPPPTDPRLAAARLKERLTRLPSGSSTERPVDPRQQKNLDPRLKRTVSLDSKMLGQKEACAETRVAEPRLQKTSTSASLSERLPPYAPRLSSSGGILESPTTILGGISLYDPRNQTEPIQKDQVDPHKKVGILKHPVKKDTPSTLPTSPSQRRVSLEETKHTDGASDHYQTAHDSSSPLPQDPILTPHAVHNLPVQALAGLIRPQYADARQAKLAGLVSAGVQEDAEEQKEVPVEEPMQTNEEELEDRTLKDVFKTFDPTASPFSQ; encoded by the exons ATGAAAGAGGAGAGTGTCTGTACACTGTCTCTGTCGAGACATGAAACACc aGAGGATGGCGAGTTGGAAGATGGAGAAATTGACGATGAGGGAATCGGGATAGAGGAGGAAAACAAAGAGGCTTCAGAGGTGACTGAtgacaaagaaaagcaaaaggAGAAGGAACgcgacaaaacaaaagaaaaagaagaaaagtctCACAGGTACTCACGGAAACGCTACAAAAAGACCAGAGAGAAGAGAAGGTCGAAAAGGAGGAGACGGGAAAGACAGAAA CATCACTCATCTTCGAGCAGTTCCACCTCTGACAGCTATGGCTCCGACTACGACCGTCCAGAGAAACCTAAAAACCGGCAGAGTCATGGATCTGGACGCGATTGTGACCTCCAGAACCCTCAG CATGGAAGAGACCAGAAAGGGTCGCGTGGCAACTTGCACAAGTCCCCGCCTCGCAAAAGCatcaattttgaaaaatacagtGATGACAACTATGACTATGAAGACGAGGAGGATCATTATGAGGATGAGTCCCAGTACCTCCAGTCTAAAGATACAACATCCGGCATGGGAAAAGGCCGCTATGCGAAGGAGCATATGGGGAAGAGGGGAAACACGAGGGGTATGAAACAACAAT TTGGGCAGAGAGGAAGAGGCAGAGGGAGTGGACCTGGAAGAGGACGAGTGATGCTCAAGAACAAGAAGATGAAGGGGGGGAAACCCTGGATGGGACGCGGCGGGCGAGGCAGAGGGGGTGACCAGGACATGGAAGACATTGCTCCT GAAGTAAAAAATTCTGGTTTTCAGAAGAAGCGCCTGATTATGAGCAAAGAATTCATCAGTCAACACACAGTAGAACACAatggaaaatacatttgcaagTACTTCCTGGAGGGTCGATGCATTAAG GGGGAGCAGTGTAAGTTTGAGCACGAGCTGGTCATCCCAGATAAGAAGAAGGAGCTTTGTAAGTTCTACCTCCAGGGATACTGCAGCAAAGGAGACCATTGCATTTACATGCAC CGTGAATATCCATGCAAGTTCTTTCACACTGGAGCCAAATGCTATCAAGGGGACAACTGCAAATTTTCCCATGATGCTCTGACTGATGTGACGAAAGAGTTGCTCGATAAG ATCATTAATACAGAGGAGGAAATTGCCCGTGAGGATGAATTGGAGCTGGAGGACCTGAGAAAACAGGGCATTGCTCCACTTCCAAAGCCGCCTCCAGGTGTGGGCTTGCTCCCCACGCCGGGTCAGAGCAGCCCGACAGATGAATCTTCTCAGGCAGGGAAGATACCCTCCCTCTTCGAAATTAAGGTTCAACCTACAGTCAACCTGGCACAGAAGATTGGGTTAAA TGAGTCCAACTACCAGGATCCCAATGAAGGCACTGACCAGTTCAGTGGCAGACCAGAGGAAACACAAAGTGGAGCTTTGGTGTCTTCAGGCTCTGATGCTACCACAGTGCCTTCGTTAGGGTCACCAGGTACCGTGGGTTACCCAACAGGACCACCCACAAGTGACCAGAGCCCTCCTGGACAGCAGCTGCCACATGGATACCCAATGCAGCAGCCAATTCCACCTGGTCAGCCGCCAGTGTTTCACGGTAATATAAACCGTCAGATGAATATGCAGAGGCCTCCATTCCCCGCAGTACCAGAACTACAGATGCTGCAGAGCCTCTTCCCTTTTCCATCGTTGGGCCAGAACCCACTTGAGCTCCTCAGCAACTTACTCCAGAACCAGCCAGTGGGCCATCAAG TGGAACCTGGGATGAACCAGGTACAGAACCTCCAGCAGCAGATAGGTCCAGATGTCCAGTTGCAGTCTTTACCTTCAGCGGTGCAGAAAGCCATCATTCTACACCTGACTCAGCACCAACCAGAGTCAAAGCCACATGAGAGCAATCCACAGAGGGCAGATAGTCAAAGTGACAAGAATACTAACAGAG atgAAACAACAAACTGGTATTCCAGCGACGAAGACGGTGGGAGTAGTGTTGCTTCCATTCTAAAATCTCTGAAGAGGCATAATGAGATGCAGCAATCCAAGACCCCAACACTAGCCCCTGCAGCACCCCTGGGTGACCCTCGACTTGTCAAGGACAGAACACACCCAAGTGACCCACGTGTGAAGGCAGACCCTCGGCAGAGACCTCCTGATATGAACAAGGTGTCTGATGCAGGTTTGGATCCACGACTCTCCAGAGACCCTAGGAAACCGAGACCTATGGAGTCCAGCTTGGACCGTCAGCAGAATCAGTCAACTGGCCTAAAAAAGCCCACTggagatgaggatgatgaaaggGAGAGGGaactgagagagagagcggcccTCATCCCGTTGGAGGCCAGTCCGGGTGTGGTGCTGCAGGACCCCCGCTGCCAGCTGAAGCAGTTCAGCCATATTCGGGTGGACATTCTGCTTCAACGGCCGGCCTTCGCCCAAACGGTGGTCTGGGCTCCTGAAGACCTGATCCCATCTCTAATACCCAAACAGGAGCACTCCATCAATTTACCCCTGCCACCTCTAATCGCTGATGCTCAGATGAACAGAACAAGTGTGCCGGAGCACCCCCCCACCTCCAGCCCTCCACCGACTGACCCCAGATTGGCGGCTGCTCGTTTAAAGGAGCGCCTCACTCGTCTGCCGTCTGGATCCTCAACAGAGAGACCTGTTGATCCACGTCAGCAAAAGAATTTAGACCCCAGACTCAAGCGTACAGTGAGTCTGGACTCCAAGATGCTTGGTCAGAAGGAAGCCTGTGCAGAGACAAGAGTTGCGGAACCCAGGTTGCAAAAGACCAGCACTAGCGCCTCCCTTTCCGAGAGGCTGCCACCCTATGCCCCTCGGCTGTcgtcttctggggggatcctgGAAAGCCCCACGACAATCCTGGGAGGCATCAGTCTGTATGATCCCCGTAATCAGACCGAGCCAATTCAGAAGGATCAGGTAGACCCACATAAAAAAGTGGGCATTCTCAAACATCCAGTGAAGAAAGACACTCCTTCAACACTACCCACCTCACCAAGTCAACGTCGTGTCTCTTTGGAGGAGACAAAACACACAGATGGTGCCTCTGATCACTATCAGACCGCACACGATAGTTCATCCCCACTTCCCCAGGACCCGATCCTCACCCCCCACGCAGTGCATAATCTGCCTGTCCAGGCTCTGGCAGGCTTGATCAGACCGCAGTATGCTGACGCCAGGCAGGCCAAACTGGCAGGACTAGTTTCTGCAGGGGTACAAGAGGATGCGGAAGAACAGAAAGAAGTTCCGGTGGAGGAACCTATGCAGACGAATGAGGAGGAGCTCGAAGACAGGACGCTCAAAGATGTCTTCAAGACCTTTGACCCCACAGCTTCTCCTTTCTCCCAGTAA
- the LOC133485694 gene encoding zinc finger CCCH domain-containing protein 6 isoform X1: MASVSLVSSPPAPVFDKNMTDSELAGDEREDGELEDGEIDDEGIGIEEENKEASEVTDDKEKQKEKERDKTKEKEEKSHRYSRKRYKKTREKRRSKRRRRERQKHHSSSSSSTSDSYGSDYDRPEKPKNRQSHGSGRDCDLQNPQHGRDQKGSRGNLHKSPPRKSINFEKYSDDNYDYEDEEDHYEDESQYLQSKDTTSGMGKGRYAKEHMGKRGNTRGMKQQFGQRGRGRGSGPGRGRVMLKNKKMKGGKPWMGRGGRGRGGDQDMEDIAPEVKNSGFQKKRLIMSKEFISQHTVEHNGKYICKYFLEGRCIKGEQCKFEHELVIPDKKKELCKFYLQGYCSKGDHCIYMHREYPCKFFHTGAKCYQGDNCKFSHDALTDVTKELLDKIINTEEEIAREDELELEDLRKQGIAPLPKPPPGVGLLPTPGQSSPTDESSQAGKIPSLFEIKVQPTVNLAQKIGLNESNYQDPNEGTDQFSGRPEETQSGALVSSGSDATTVPSLGSPGTVGYPTGPPTSDQSPPGQQLPHGYPMQQPIPPGQPPVFHGNINRQMNMQRPPFPAVPELQMLQSLFPFPSLGQNPLELLSNLLQNQPVGHQVEPGMNQVQNLQQQIGPDVQLQSLPSAVQKAIILHLTQHQPESKPHESNPQRADSQSDKNTNRDETTNWYSSDEDGGSSVASILKSLKRHNEMQQSKTPTLAPAAPLGDPRLVKDRTHPSDPRVKADPRQRPPDMNKVSDAGLDPRLSRDPRKPRPMESSLDRQQNQSTGLKKPTGDEDDERERELRERAALIPLEASPGVVLQDPRCQLKQFSHIRVDILLQRPAFAQTVVWAPEDLIPSLIPKQEHSINLPLPPLIADAQMNRTSVPEHPPTSSPPPTDPRLAAARLKERLTRLPSGSSTERPVDPRQQKNLDPRLKRTVSLDSKMLGQKEACAETRVAEPRLQKTSTSASLSERLPPYAPRLSSSGGILESPTTILGGISLYDPRNQTEPIQKDQVDPHKKVGILKHPVKKDTPSTLPTSPSQRRVSLEETKHTDGASDHYQTAHDSSSPLPQDPILTPHAVHNLPVQALAGLIRPQYADARQAKLAGLVSAGVQEDAEEQKEVPVEEPMQTNEEELEDRTLKDVFKTFDPTASPFSQ; the protein is encoded by the exons ATGGCCTCTGTGAGCCTTGTTTCCAGTCCCCCAGCCCCCgtttttgacaaaaacatgacagaCTCTGAGCTGGCAGGGGACGAAAG aGAGGATGGCGAGTTGGAAGATGGAGAAATTGACGATGAGGGAATCGGGATAGAGGAGGAAAACAAAGAGGCTTCAGAGGTGACTGAtgacaaagaaaagcaaaaggAGAAGGAACgcgacaaaacaaaagaaaaagaagaaaagtctCACAGGTACTCACGGAAACGCTACAAAAAGACCAGAGAGAAGAGAAGGTCGAAAAGGAGGAGACGGGAAAGACAGAAA CATCACTCATCTTCGAGCAGTTCCACCTCTGACAGCTATGGCTCCGACTACGACCGTCCAGAGAAACCTAAAAACCGGCAGAGTCATGGATCTGGACGCGATTGTGACCTCCAGAACCCTCAG CATGGAAGAGACCAGAAAGGGTCGCGTGGCAACTTGCACAAGTCCCCGCCTCGCAAAAGCatcaattttgaaaaatacagtGATGACAACTATGACTATGAAGACGAGGAGGATCATTATGAGGATGAGTCCCAGTACCTCCAGTCTAAAGATACAACATCCGGCATGGGAAAAGGCCGCTATGCGAAGGAGCATATGGGGAAGAGGGGAAACACGAGGGGTATGAAACAACAAT TTGGGCAGAGAGGAAGAGGCAGAGGGAGTGGACCTGGAAGAGGACGAGTGATGCTCAAGAACAAGAAGATGAAGGGGGGGAAACCCTGGATGGGACGCGGCGGGCGAGGCAGAGGGGGTGACCAGGACATGGAAGACATTGCTCCT GAAGTAAAAAATTCTGGTTTTCAGAAGAAGCGCCTGATTATGAGCAAAGAATTCATCAGTCAACACACAGTAGAACACAatggaaaatacatttgcaagTACTTCCTGGAGGGTCGATGCATTAAG GGGGAGCAGTGTAAGTTTGAGCACGAGCTGGTCATCCCAGATAAGAAGAAGGAGCTTTGTAAGTTCTACCTCCAGGGATACTGCAGCAAAGGAGACCATTGCATTTACATGCAC CGTGAATATCCATGCAAGTTCTTTCACACTGGAGCCAAATGCTATCAAGGGGACAACTGCAAATTTTCCCATGATGCTCTGACTGATGTGACGAAAGAGTTGCTCGATAAG ATCATTAATACAGAGGAGGAAATTGCCCGTGAGGATGAATTGGAGCTGGAGGACCTGAGAAAACAGGGCATTGCTCCACTTCCAAAGCCGCCTCCAGGTGTGGGCTTGCTCCCCACGCCGGGTCAGAGCAGCCCGACAGATGAATCTTCTCAGGCAGGGAAGATACCCTCCCTCTTCGAAATTAAGGTTCAACCTACAGTCAACCTGGCACAGAAGATTGGGTTAAA TGAGTCCAACTACCAGGATCCCAATGAAGGCACTGACCAGTTCAGTGGCAGACCAGAGGAAACACAAAGTGGAGCTTTGGTGTCTTCAGGCTCTGATGCTACCACAGTGCCTTCGTTAGGGTCACCAGGTACCGTGGGTTACCCAACAGGACCACCCACAAGTGACCAGAGCCCTCCTGGACAGCAGCTGCCACATGGATACCCAATGCAGCAGCCAATTCCACCTGGTCAGCCGCCAGTGTTTCACGGTAATATAAACCGTCAGATGAATATGCAGAGGCCTCCATTCCCCGCAGTACCAGAACTACAGATGCTGCAGAGCCTCTTCCCTTTTCCATCGTTGGGCCAGAACCCACTTGAGCTCCTCAGCAACTTACTCCAGAACCAGCCAGTGGGCCATCAAG TGGAACCTGGGATGAACCAGGTACAGAACCTCCAGCAGCAGATAGGTCCAGATGTCCAGTTGCAGTCTTTACCTTCAGCGGTGCAGAAAGCCATCATTCTACACCTGACTCAGCACCAACCAGAGTCAAAGCCACATGAGAGCAATCCACAGAGGGCAGATAGTCAAAGTGACAAGAATACTAACAGAG atgAAACAACAAACTGGTATTCCAGCGACGAAGACGGTGGGAGTAGTGTTGCTTCCATTCTAAAATCTCTGAAGAGGCATAATGAGATGCAGCAATCCAAGACCCCAACACTAGCCCCTGCAGCACCCCTGGGTGACCCTCGACTTGTCAAGGACAGAACACACCCAAGTGACCCACGTGTGAAGGCAGACCCTCGGCAGAGACCTCCTGATATGAACAAGGTGTCTGATGCAGGTTTGGATCCACGACTCTCCAGAGACCCTAGGAAACCGAGACCTATGGAGTCCAGCTTGGACCGTCAGCAGAATCAGTCAACTGGCCTAAAAAAGCCCACTggagatgaggatgatgaaaggGAGAGGGaactgagagagagagcggcccTCATCCCGTTGGAGGCCAGTCCGGGTGTGGTGCTGCAGGACCCCCGCTGCCAGCTGAAGCAGTTCAGCCATATTCGGGTGGACATTCTGCTTCAACGGCCGGCCTTCGCCCAAACGGTGGTCTGGGCTCCTGAAGACCTGATCCCATCTCTAATACCCAAACAGGAGCACTCCATCAATTTACCCCTGCCACCTCTAATCGCTGATGCTCAGATGAACAGAACAAGTGTGCCGGAGCACCCCCCCACCTCCAGCCCTCCACCGACTGACCCCAGATTGGCGGCTGCTCGTTTAAAGGAGCGCCTCACTCGTCTGCCGTCTGGATCCTCAACAGAGAGACCTGTTGATCCACGTCAGCAAAAGAATTTAGACCCCAGACTCAAGCGTACAGTGAGTCTGGACTCCAAGATGCTTGGTCAGAAGGAAGCCTGTGCAGAGACAAGAGTTGCGGAACCCAGGTTGCAAAAGACCAGCACTAGCGCCTCCCTTTCCGAGAGGCTGCCACCCTATGCCCCTCGGCTGTcgtcttctggggggatcctgGAAAGCCCCACGACAATCCTGGGAGGCATCAGTCTGTATGATCCCCGTAATCAGACCGAGCCAATTCAGAAGGATCAGGTAGACCCACATAAAAAAGTGGGCATTCTCAAACATCCAGTGAAGAAAGACACTCCTTCAACACTACCCACCTCACCAAGTCAACGTCGTGTCTCTTTGGAGGAGACAAAACACACAGATGGTGCCTCTGATCACTATCAGACCGCACACGATAGTTCATCCCCACTTCCCCAGGACCCGATCCTCACCCCCCACGCAGTGCATAATCTGCCTGTCCAGGCTCTGGCAGGCTTGATCAGACCGCAGTATGCTGACGCCAGGCAGGCCAAACTGGCAGGACTAGTTTCTGCAGGGGTACAAGAGGATGCGGAAGAACAGAAAGAAGTTCCGGTGGAGGAACCTATGCAGACGAATGAGGAGGAGCTCGAAGACAGGACGCTCAAAGATGTCTTCAAGACCTTTGACCCCACAGCTTCTCCTTTCTCCCAGTAA